The Sulfurimonas sp. HSL-1716 sequence TGATTTGTCGTTTGAAGAGGGTGAAAAAGGGTATAAAGGTCTCAAACGCATTTTAGAAGGCTCCATCGAAGCACCGCCTGAAAATGTCAAGATATACGCCACTTCAAACAGACGCCATCTCATCACCGAGTATCAAAGAGACAATGAAGGTACGGTGATCGGAAACAATGGTGAACTTCATTACTCGGACAGCGTAGAGGAGAAGATATCACTCAGCGACAGGTTCGGCCTGTGGCTCTCTTTTTACCACGGTACCCAAGCCGAATACTTAAAAGTCGTAGACAGTTACTTTAAGGAGTATGAAGGCGACAGAGAAATCCTGCATGCAGAGGCTTTACGCTTTGCACAGGTAAGAGCAAGCAAGAGCGCAAGAACGGCGAAGCAGTTTTATAACAGTTATTTTCAAAAGTAAAAGATGAGACTATGCATAAAATATCTAAAACGAATGCAGAACATTATATCTGGGGCAAGGAGTGTGAGGGCTGGCATCTGCTAAAAAGCGATGGGCTCAGTGTCATAGAAGAGAGGATGCCGCCGCATACAAGTGAAGCGATGCATTACCATGAACATTCCCAGCAGGTCTTTTACATTCTTTTTGGAGTGGCTACGATGAAGTTTTCGGATAAAACTATTCAAATACAGGCCGGGGAATCTTTACATATAAACGCAAAGATAGCACATCAGATGTGTAATGAGAGTGATGAAGAGCTTTGTTTTCTTGTCGTTTCTCAGCCAAAAAGCCACGGAGACAAAATAGTTATAAACTGAGATCTCTCCATATCTTTGCCAGCTCTTTTACGGCGGATTCGATCTCGTTTTCTTTCAATCCTCCAAATCCCATTCTAATAGCATCCCATTTTTCGTTGAAATGATCTTTTGTAAAGTAAAGTTTGATACCTTTTTTTTGTGCTTCATCGTTTAGTACCGTAGTATCTATCTCGTATTTTGA is a genomic window containing:
- a CDS encoding cupin domain-containing protein, yielding MHKISKTNAEHYIWGKECEGWHLLKSDGLSVIEERMPPHTSEAMHYHEHSQQVFYILFGVATMKFSDKTIQIQAGESLHINAKIAHQMCNESDEELCFLVVSQPKSHGDKIVIN
- a CDS encoding ATP-binding protein, whose product is MDWKNCYGAIWRAKKEYLKPVKNIDGITFDDLVGIERQKKEIIRNTERFLDDLPSNNVLLWGARGTGKSSLIKAVLNEYGTRGLRIIEIDRDDLDDLIEIADLIRNLPYKFIVFCDDLSFEEGEKGYKGLKRILEGSIEAPPENVKIYATSNRRHLITEYQRDNEGTVIGNNGELHYSDSVEEKISLSDRFGLWLSFYHGTQAEYLKVVDSYFKEYEGDREILHAEALRFAQVRASKSARTAKQFYNSYFQK